The proteins below come from a single Caenibius sp. WL genomic window:
- a CDS encoding EamA family transporter, whose translation MLWIPITLVACAAQVLRNGAQASLTGRIGTLGATQVRFVFGLPFAVLFLLAGLAITGEGLPHLNAGALRWGMLGAVAQIAATALMLWVMHKRAFGVAYAYIKTEPVIVALLGVLLLGDHLPALGWVAVVVVTAGVLCASVKPGEFSRLLSEKGMIAAGVAAGGLFGLSAIAFRGAINSLPESGYVVRSLTMLVVTLAIQAGLLGIWLALRDRAAFVGSLREWRRSLGAGFLGALASAFWFTGFALTAAANVRTLALAEMPMAALLSGRLTGKGMARHEVTGLALVMLGVGLLLWSAAA comes from the coding sequence ATGCTGTGGATTCCCATCACGCTCGTCGCCTGTGCGGCGCAGGTGCTCCGCAACGGTGCGCAGGCGTCGCTGACCGGGCGCATCGGCACTTTGGGGGCGACGCAGGTCCGGTTCGTTTTCGGCCTGCCGTTCGCGGTGCTGTTCCTGCTCGCGGGGCTGGCGATCACGGGTGAGGGCCTGCCGCATCTCAATGCGGGGGCGCTCCGCTGGGGTATGCTCGGGGCCGTGGCGCAGATCGCCGCCACCGCGCTGATGCTGTGGGTGATGCACAAGCGCGCGTTCGGCGTGGCTTATGCCTATATCAAGACCGAGCCGGTGATCGTGGCCCTGCTTGGCGTGCTGCTGCTGGGCGATCATCTGCCCGCGCTGGGCTGGGTGGCGGTGGTTGTGGTGACGGCAGGGGTGCTTTGCGCTTCGGTCAAGCCGGGGGAGTTTTCCCGGCTGCTGAGCGAAAAGGGGATGATTGCGGCGGGCGTGGCGGCTGGCGGGCTGTTCGGCCTGTCCGCCATCGCCTTTCGCGGGGCGATCAACAGCCTGCCCGAAAGCGGCTATGTCGTCCGCTCGCTGACCATGCTGGTTGTCACGTTGGCGATCCAGGCGGGATTGCTCGGCATCTGGCTTGCCTTGCGCGATCGGGCGGCGTTTGTCGGATCGCTGCGCGAATGGCGGCGGAGCCTGGGCGCCGGCTTCTTGGGTGCGCTTGCTTCCGCTTTCTGGTTCACCGGTTTCGCGCTGACGGCGGCGGCCAATGTCCGCACGCTGGCGCTGGCCGAAATGCCGATGGCGGCGCTGCTGTCGGGCAGGCTGACCGGCAAAGGCATGGCGCGGCATGAAGTGACCGGCCTCGCGCTGGTGATGCTGGGCGTGGGGCTGCTGCTATGGTCGGCCGCCGCCTGA
- the cysS gene encoding cysteine--tRNA ligase, translated as MQDTAPLKLFNSLTRQLETFEPVHPGEARVYSCGPTVYNYPHIGNMRAYVFADLLGRTLTWNGYKLTHVINITDVGHLTDDADAGEDKMEKMAAQKAQSIWDIAQHYTEAYWADIRALNIRQPAEWTVATDYVPQMIEFARSIADKHCYELDSGLYFDVASVADYGRLARAASDDEGEGRIEKVEGKRHAADFAIWRKTPPGETRQMEWDSPWGRGAPGWHLECSVMSGAVLGFPFDIHTGGIDHREIHHPNEIAQNQAFCCSGGLDVPANSGARLWMHNNFLVERSGKMSKSSGEFLRLQLLIDKGYHPLAYRMMCLQAHYRSELEFSWEGLGAALTRLKRLLAAARPLIDDVPEGATRAATAAVVTHPKLTPLLEKFDAALADDLNTAVALTVLEEAVAMKKVDAAQKAALVAAMMSVLGIALPAREDLRIRPKAAQMDEAAIEQAMERRKLARADKDFALSDAIRDELATKGVDVMDGDPLGWEWKLG; from the coding sequence ATGCAAGACACCGCCCCGCTGAAGCTGTTCAACAGCCTGACCCGTCAGCTCGAAACGTTCGAGCCCGTCCACCCCGGCGAGGCGCGCGTCTATTCCTGCGGGCCGACGGTCTATAACTATCCCCATATCGGGAATATGCGGGCCTATGTCTTTGCCGATCTGCTGGGCCGCACGCTGACATGGAACGGCTACAAGCTGACGCATGTCATCAACATCACCGATGTCGGCCACCTGACGGACGATGCCGACGCGGGCGAGGACAAGATGGAAAAGATGGCGGCGCAGAAGGCGCAGTCCATCTGGGATATCGCCCAGCATTATACGGAAGCCTATTGGGCCGATATCCGCGCGCTCAACATCCGCCAGCCGGCGGAATGGACGGTGGCGACCGACTATGTCCCGCAGATGATCGAATTCGCTAGGTCGATCGCTGACAAGCACTGCTACGAACTCGACAGCGGGCTCTATTTCGATGTCGCCAGCGTGGCCGATTATGGTCGGCTGGCCCGTGCCGCGTCCGACGATGAAGGCGAAGGACGGATCGAGAAAGTCGAAGGCAAGCGCCACGCGGCCGATTTCGCCATCTGGCGCAAGACTCCGCCGGGCGAAACGCGGCAGATGGAATGGGATTCGCCCTGGGGCCGGGGCGCGCCGGGCTGGCATCTGGAATGCTCGGTCATGTCGGGCGCGGTGCTCGGCTTCCCGTTCGATATCCACACTGGCGGGATCGATCACCGCGAAATCCATCATCCGAACGAAATCGCGCAGAATCAGGCGTTCTGCTGCTCCGGCGGGCTGGATGTGCCCGCCAACAGCGGCGCAAGGCTGTGGATGCACAACAATTTTCTCGTCGAACGCAGCGGCAAGATGAGCAAGTCGAGCGGGGAATTCCTTCGCCTGCAATTGCTGATCGACAAGGGCTATCACCCGCTGGCCTACCGCATGATGTGCCTCCAGGCGCATTATCGCAGCGAACTGGAGTTTTCGTGGGAAGGGCTGGGCGCGGCGCTGACCCGGCTCAAACGCCTGCTCGCCGCCGCGCGCCCGCTGATCGACGACGTGCCCGAGGGAGCCACGCGTGCCGCCACCGCCGCAGTGGTGACTCATCCCAAGCTCACCCCGCTGCTCGAAAAATTCGACGCCGCGCTGGCGGACGATCTCAACACCGCCGTGGCGCTGACCGTGCTGGAAGAAGCGGTGGCGATGAAGAAAGTCGATGCCGCGCAGAAGGCGGCGCTGGTGGCCGCGATGATGAGCGTGCTGGGCATTGCCTTGCCCGCGCGGGAGGATTTGCGCATCCGGCCCAAGGCGGCGCAGATGGACGAAGCGGCCATCGAACAGGCGATGGAGCGGCGCAAGCTGGCCCGCGCGGACAAGGATTTCGCCCTGTCCGACGCGATCCGCGATGAACTCGCGACAAAGGGCGTGGACGTGATGGATGGCGATCCGCTGGGATGGGAATGGAAGCTGGGGTGA
- a CDS encoding D-2-hydroxyacid dehydrogenase — translation MTVAVLPGSMKPLLAPHLPDWLDARFFDDADELLALAPEAEIGWLDYYVNGSTATIEAVKRAEKLRWLVTIGAGVDYLPLDVLLARGVMITNGTGLSAAPIAEYVLMAMLAFTKDYRAVMRMQDRREWLNDSPGKRQLAGSRALVIGYGAIGREVARRLRAFDVEVQAVTRSGGKGLLHPDEWRAHLGRFDWVILSAPATADTRHMIGTAELAAMKADAVLVNVARGTLVDQQALTEALAAMRIGGAILDVTDPEPLPATDPLWELDNVHITMHLSGRSQDTVYARAAERLLANLEAYRAGDPPQPLYDRVRGY, via the coding sequence ATGACTGTTGCCGTTCTCCCCGGATCGATGAAGCCCCTGCTGGCGCCGCATTTGCCCGATTGGCTCGATGCGCGCTTCTTTGACGATGCCGACGAATTGCTCGCGCTCGCGCCGGAGGCGGAGATTGGCTGGCTCGATTATTACGTCAACGGTTCCACCGCCACGATCGAGGCAGTGAAGCGGGCGGAAAAGCTGCGCTGGCTGGTGACGATCGGGGCCGGGGTGGATTACCTGCCGCTCGACGTGCTGCTCGCCCGCGGGGTGATGATTACCAACGGCACGGGCCTTAGCGCCGCGCCCATTGCCGAATATGTCCTGATGGCGATGCTCGCTTTCACCAAGGATTACCGCGCGGTGATGCGGATGCAGGACCGGCGTGAATGGCTGAACGATTCGCCGGGCAAGCGGCAACTGGCGGGCAGCCGGGCGCTGGTAATCGGCTATGGCGCCATCGGCCGCGAAGTGGCGCGGCGGCTGCGTGCGTTCGATGTGGAGGTGCAGGCGGTGACGCGTTCGGGCGGGAAAGGGCTGCTGCACCCGGACGAATGGCGCGCGCACCTAGGCCGGTTCGACTGGGTGATCCTGTCCGCCCCGGCCACGGCGGATACGCGGCATATGATCGGCACGGCGGAACTGGCGGCGATGAAAGCCGATGCGGTGCTGGTCAATGTCGCGCGCGGCACGCTGGTCGACCAGCAGGCGCTGACCGAAGCGCTCGCCGCCATGCGGATCGGCGGGGCGATTCTGGATGTGACCGACCCCGAACCGTTGCCCGCGACCGATCCCCTGTGGGAACTCGACAATGTCCACATCACCATGCATCTCAGCGGGCGTTCGCAGGATACCGTTTATGCGCGTGCGGCGGAGCGGCTGCTGGCCAATCTGGAAGCGTACCGCGCCGGCGATCCGCCCCAGCCGCTCTATGATCGGGTGAGGGGGTACTAA